In a genomic window of Salegentibacter salegens:
- a CDS encoding M14 family metallopeptidase, whose translation MSNKPEKHIPRIIGKYTSNTKGPLLFVTAGIHGNEPSGVRALEEVFKQLEKTKPEIEGTLVGVSGNHKALNQNKRYIDEDLNRVWTEENIEQKKAETHEQKEMWEIIEILQQFPEEDYSKRYFLDCHTTSSASLPYVSVQEVNDNDEWAHNFPTFIVRGFSDIITGDIDHYLSRIGMTGFVFEAGQHEDKTSVENHEGVIWLALKEACKLDLSKIETYPECVNRFAEKNAPEQKTFELVHRHGLEDSDVFEMEPGYENFQKIKKGELLAKQNSNEVKSQWDARIFMPLYQSQGNDGFFVIQEVEGK comes from the coding sequence ATGAGTAATAAACCAGAAAAACATATTCCCAGGATAATTGGGAAATATACCAGCAATACTAAAGGACCTTTACTTTTTGTGACTGCCGGGATTCACGGTAATGAACCCAGTGGTGTAAGGGCTTTGGAAGAAGTTTTTAAACAACTCGAAAAGACCAAACCTGAAATTGAAGGAACTTTGGTTGGTGTCTCGGGAAATCATAAAGCGCTCAATCAAAATAAGCGTTATATAGATGAAGATCTAAACAGGGTTTGGACCGAAGAGAATATTGAACAGAAAAAGGCTGAAACCCACGAACAAAAAGAAATGTGGGAGATTATAGAAATCTTACAGCAATTTCCAGAAGAAGATTATTCCAAGCGTTACTTCCTGGATTGCCATACCACCTCCTCGGCGAGTTTACCATATGTTTCTGTGCAGGAAGTTAACGATAATGATGAATGGGCGCATAATTTCCCCACCTTTATCGTACGCGGATTTAGCGATATTATTACCGGAGATATAGATCATTATTTAAGTCGAATTGGGATGACAGGTTTTGTTTTTGAAGCCGGCCAACACGAAGATAAAACTTCAGTTGAAAATCACGAAGGAGTGATTTGGCTGGCTTTAAAAGAGGCCTGCAAACTGGATCTTTCTAAAATTGAAACTTATCCTGAATGTGTAAATCGTTTTGCTGAAAAAAATGCTCCCGAACAAAAAACCTTTGAATTAGTTCACCGCCACGGGCTTGAAGATTCAGATGTTTTTGAAATGGAACCGGGCTATGAGAACTTCCAAAAGATTAAAAAAGGAGAACTCCTCGCAAAACAAAATAGCAATGAAGTAAAAAGCCAATGGGACGCCAGGATTTTTATGCCGCTTTATCAATCTCAAGGAAACGATGGCTTTTTTGTGATCCAAGAAGTTGAAGGAAAGTGA
- a CDS encoding lactonase family protein, translating into MIRFTLISLAVILTATCTAQNTEIPVYLGTYTKKEGHVDGKAKGIFLALQDPENGSLHPEKTVAKITNPSFVKTSKDGKNLYAVSELGGGDAESGFIYSFKRNSDNSLEELGKLSTESFAPCHIELDQSEKFVFVSNYMGGVVMVYKRGEDGKLEKQQKIELENPEVSHAHSVSISSDNKTAYIADLGNDKIWIYNFNSETGKLSPKEEPFLKLEDGSGPRHFSFSKDEEFAFSINELNSSISVFKIEKDGNLKITQNISSIPADFKGKNSGADIHLHPSGKFIYTSNRGHNSIAAFKIDENSGELSAIGYYPTKGETPRNFAISPSGKFLYAANQDTSTISSFKVNLETGELQEHLLPVEVMSPVCVEFAEK; encoded by the coding sequence ATGATACGATTTACTTTAATTAGTTTGGCTGTAATATTAACAGCAACTTGTACGGCTCAAAATACCGAAATACCGGTTTACCTAGGTACCTATACCAAGAAAGAAGGTCACGTAGATGGCAAAGCAAAAGGAATATTTTTAGCCTTGCAAGATCCTGAAAATGGAAGTCTGCACCCCGAAAAAACGGTGGCGAAAATTACTAATCCCAGTTTTGTGAAAACTTCTAAAGATGGGAAAAACCTGTATGCGGTGAGTGAATTAGGTGGTGGCGATGCCGAATCTGGTTTTATTTATTCGTTTAAAAGGAATAGTGATAATAGTCTGGAAGAATTAGGAAAGCTAAGCACTGAAAGTTTTGCCCCTTGCCATATTGAATTAGACCAGAGCGAAAAATTTGTCTTTGTCTCAAACTATATGGGCGGGGTAGTTATGGTTTATAAGAGAGGAGAAGATGGGAAGCTGGAGAAACAGCAAAAAATTGAGTTAGAAAATCCTGAAGTCTCACACGCGCACTCGGTTTCAATTTCTTCAGATAATAAAACTGCCTATATCGCTGATTTAGGAAATGATAAAATATGGATTTATAATTTCAATTCAGAAACCGGAAAATTAAGTCCGAAAGAAGAACCTTTTTTAAAGTTGGAAGACGGGTCGGGACCGCGCCATTTTAGTTTCTCTAAAGATGAAGAATTCGCTTTTTCAATAAATGAACTGAATTCATCTATTAGCGTTTTTAAAATTGAAAAAGACGGAAATTTGAAAATCACTCAAAATATTTCAAGTATTCCTGCAGATTTTAAAGGAAAAAATTCAGGAGCAGATATTCATTTACATCCTTCAGGGAAATTTATTTACACCTCTAACCGCGGCCATAATAGCATCGCGGCTTTTAAAATTGATGAAAATTCCGGGGAATTAAGTGCAATCGGTTATTACCCAACCAAAGGTGAAACCCCTAGAAATTTTGCGATCTCTCCTAGTGGAAAATTCTTATATGCAGCTAACCAGGACACTTCTACAATTAGCAGTTTTAAGGTAAACCTGGAAACCGGTGAATTGCAAGAGCATTTGCTTCCCGTTGAGGTAATGTCCCCGGTTTGTGTGGAGTTTGCTGAAAAATAA
- the corA gene encoding magnesium/cobalt transporter CorA, which yields MVKRITQSLRRPKMKSVNQPPGTVTYVGRKESSEIRLEVIDYNKDDYERHISSSTEDAFKFEAEDRITWFNIDGLNNTAEIEKLGKYYDLHPLIIEDIVNTTQRPKIDEYEDYLFIVAKMLYHQDGKLVNEHISFVLGKDYVLTFQEAGGDVFDGVRGRLEKAYGRIRTNGSDYLVFALLDAIVDHYFLVVDELSEKVEKLEEQLFESQPSDDITYEIQDLKRAILRVRRAVFPLKEVISRFQNLENDLIKTRTKNYINDLHDHILQVSENIDLYREMAWGLMDMYMTTISNKMNEVMKVLTIMASIFIPLTFIAGVYGMNFEYMPELQWEYSYYVLLGIMIVIFLFMIYYFKRKKWL from the coding sequence ATGGTAAAAAGAATTACTCAAAGCTTACGCCGGCCAAAGATGAAATCTGTGAACCAACCGCCGGGAACGGTAACCTACGTTGGGAGAAAAGAATCTAGCGAAATAAGGCTGGAAGTTATAGATTATAATAAAGACGATTACGAAAGACATATTTCTTCTTCTACCGAAGATGCTTTTAAATTTGAAGCTGAAGACCGAATTACCTGGTTTAATATTGACGGGTTAAACAATACAGCAGAAATAGAGAAACTGGGAAAATATTACGATCTCCATCCTTTGATTATTGAAGATATTGTAAATACTACGCAACGACCAAAAATAGATGAGTATGAAGATTATTTGTTTATCGTGGCCAAAATGCTTTATCATCAGGATGGGAAACTGGTAAACGAGCATATAAGTTTTGTGTTAGGTAAAGATTATGTACTTACTTTCCAGGAAGCAGGCGGGGATGTTTTTGATGGCGTTAGGGGCCGCCTGGAAAAGGCTTATGGACGTATTCGTACAAATGGTTCAGATTACCTGGTTTTTGCGCTTTTAGATGCTATTGTAGATCATTATTTCCTGGTGGTAGACGAGCTGAGCGAAAAAGTAGAAAAACTTGAGGAACAACTTTTTGAAAGTCAGCCAAGTGATGATATTACCTACGAAATTCAGGATTTAAAAAGGGCTATTTTAAGAGTTCGTCGTGCAGTTTTTCCACTTAAAGAGGTGATTTCCCGATTTCAGAATTTGGAGAATGATCTTATTAAAACCAGAACCAAAAATTATATAAACGATCTTCACGATCATATCCTGCAGGTTTCAGAAAATATAGATTTATATCGCGAGATGGCCTGGGGACTTATGGATATGTATATGACCACCATTAGCAATAAAATGAACGAGGTGATGAAGGTTTTAACTATTATGGCTTCAATTTTTATTCCGTTAACCTTTATTGCCGGGGTTTACGGAATGAATTTTGAGTATATGCCAGAATTACAGTGGGAATATAGCTATTATGTATTATTAGGAATAATGATCGTTATTTTTCTCTTTATGATCTACTATTTTAAACGGAAAAAATGGCTTTAA
- the nhaA gene encoding Na+/H+ antiporter NhaA — protein MKKSPLDIYLLLPIKNFIEKKTSVGLLLIFSAILAMIVANSPLADAYHNLWKQYIHLGINDFVIRKNLLHWINDGLMSIFFFMIGLELKREILQGELSSFRKSILPIAAAIGGMAFPALIYFYFNTGLDSVSGWGIPMATDIAFALGILYLLGDRVPLPLKVFLTAIAIVDDLGAVLVIAFFYTSDISGQSLAIAGIFVLILAAANLIGIRNTLFYAIMGIGGLWLAILLSGVHATIAAVLAAFAIPNTKRINTPLFLRKAKLLAYEIKEEFRNRNKNPKEADDHISHTIQKFTSLTEDATPPLQRLEHALYPFVSFVVLPIFAFANAGVSLGGVSFDALLSPVTIGVIAGLILGKFIGIVLFSRIMVWSKIASLPHKVKWKHVYGIGFLAAIGFTMSLFITELAFENENYMAQAKIGILSASLIAGLIGYFYLRKTGNEK, from the coding sequence ATGAAAAAATCGCCCCTTGACATTTACCTGCTGCTACCCATTAAAAATTTTATCGAAAAGAAAACTTCAGTTGGATTATTGCTTATTTTCTCTGCAATTCTGGCAATGATTGTGGCAAATTCCCCTCTTGCCGATGCTTATCATAATCTTTGGAAACAATACATTCACCTGGGAATAAACGATTTTGTAATTAGAAAAAACCTTTTGCACTGGATTAACGATGGCCTAATGTCTATTTTCTTTTTTATGATTGGCCTGGAATTAAAACGGGAAATATTGCAGGGTGAACTTTCCAGTTTTAGAAAATCTATACTTCCCATTGCTGCTGCTATCGGCGGAATGGCTTTTCCGGCTTTAATATATTTTTATTTTAACACCGGTTTAGATTCGGTTTCGGGATGGGGAATTCCTATGGCTACCGATATCGCCTTTGCCCTGGGAATTCTCTACTTGCTTGGAGACCGGGTTCCACTTCCGTTAAAAGTATTTCTAACCGCTATTGCTATTGTAGACGATCTTGGAGCAGTGCTGGTAATTGCGTTTTTCTATACTTCAGATATTTCGGGACAAAGTCTTGCTATTGCAGGTATTTTTGTACTTATCCTGGCTGCTGCAAATTTAATTGGTATTAGAAATACGTTGTTTTATGCAATTATGGGAATTGGAGGCCTATGGCTGGCTATTTTACTTTCGGGCGTTCACGCTACAATTGCAGCGGTTTTAGCGGCCTTTGCCATTCCCAATACCAAACGCATTAATACGCCATTATTTCTTCGGAAAGCTAAACTCTTAGCCTACGAAATTAAAGAGGAATTTAGGAATAGAAATAAAAACCCGAAAGAAGCTGATGACCATATATCGCATACTATACAGAAATTCACTTCCTTAACCGAAGATGCTACCCCGCCCCTACAGCGTTTAGAACATGCGCTTTATCCTTTTGTAAGTTTTGTGGTACTCCCAATTTTTGCGTTTGCCAATGCGGGTGTAAGTCTTGGGGGTGTTTCTTTTGATGCACTTTTAAGTCCGGTTACTATTGGCGTAATAGCGGGCCTTATTTTGGGGAAATTTATTGGGATCGTTTTATTTTCCAGGATTATGGTTTGGTCTAAAATAGCCAGTTTACCACATAAAGTGAAGTGGAAACACGTCTATGGAATTGGATTTCTCGCGGCCATAGGTTTCACTATGTCCCTTTTTATTACCGAACTCGCATTTGAAAATGAAAATTACATGGCCCAGGCTAAAATAGGAATCCTCTCTGCATCTTTAATTGCCGGTCTAATTGGGTATTTCTATTTACGAAAAACCGGAAACGAAAAATAA
- a CDS encoding heavy metal translocating P-type ATPase, whose amino-acid sequence MNSCFHCGEECKEDHIVFQEKDFCCHGCKTVFEILNESDLTYYYDIQEKPGISPGASEGKFDFLENEEIAEKLLEFNENNTQIVNFLIPSVHCSSCIWVLENLGKLNKGVKLAQVDFPKKTVRISFSSEKISLKELVYLLSRIGYEPYISLKDYDEKDHRINRSLIYKLGVAGFAFGNVMFLSFPEYFEVKEFWLEQFKHLFRWLMFAFSLPVVFYSGSGYFISAYKGLRAKILNIDVPIALGIAVLFIRSTTEILLDLGTGFFDSLTGLVFFLLLGKFFQQKTYSYLSFERDYKSYFPMAVTRLKTNSSKEITEEQVQVYNVQPGDRILIRNGELIPIDSVLMKGRANIDYSFVTGEAEAVKKASGETLYAGGRQQGGILEIEAIKAIDQSYLTKLWSNEVFKKDKKGQFQSLINQISKRFTGGVLSIAFLSTLFWLVYDPSIALNVFTAVLIIACPCAIALATPFTLGNLLRIFGRNKFYLKEAGVIEQIAKIDCLVFDKTGTITSNKKTEVFYEGLKLNAEEEQLLSSSLRASGHPLSRQLYQILDKNNILSLDEFNEHTGKGISSGSNGSKMKIGSSSFVRESETETKELNKTAVHISSNEEYKGCYIFKNSYREGLANLFKELGESKQLFILSGDNDGEKEKLENMLPLNTKFYFNQKPDDKLNFIKKLQEEGKSVMMIGDGLNDAGALAQSDVGIAISENINVFSPACDGILEASNLTRLGEYFKLSEKGIKIIKWSFVLSLCYNVVGLAFAVTGNLMPVIAAILMPLSSISIVAFTTLATNFAGKKLKTVFTKT is encoded by the coding sequence ATGAACAGCTGTTTTCACTGTGGTGAAGAATGTAAGGAAGATCACATTGTTTTTCAGGAAAAGGATTTTTGCTGCCACGGCTGCAAAACGGTTTTTGAAATTCTAAACGAAAGTGACCTTACTTATTACTACGATATACAGGAAAAACCTGGAATTTCCCCAGGTGCTTCAGAAGGAAAGTTCGACTTCCTGGAGAACGAAGAAATAGCCGAAAAACTTCTTGAGTTTAATGAGAATAACACCCAAATTGTTAATTTTCTTATCCCATCGGTACACTGCAGCTCCTGTATCTGGGTTTTAGAAAATCTTGGGAAGCTTAACAAAGGCGTAAAATTGGCACAAGTAGATTTTCCAAAGAAAACCGTGCGTATAAGTTTTTCTTCGGAAAAAATAAGTTTAAAAGAACTCGTATATCTTCTAAGCAGAATTGGCTACGAACCCTATATTTCCCTGAAGGATTACGATGAAAAAGATCACAGAATAAACCGAAGCTTAATTTATAAATTAGGCGTTGCCGGTTTTGCGTTTGGAAATGTGATGTTCCTCTCCTTCCCCGAGTATTTTGAAGTAAAAGAATTCTGGCTGGAACAGTTCAAGCATTTATTCCGATGGTTGATGTTTGCTTTTTCTCTTCCGGTGGTTTTTTATTCTGGTTCTGGTTATTTTATATCAGCTTATAAAGGTTTACGCGCTAAAATCTTAAATATAGATGTTCCCATAGCCCTGGGAATTGCTGTGCTTTTTATTAGAAGTACTACAGAAATTCTACTTGATCTTGGCACCGGCTTTTTTGACAGCCTTACGGGACTTGTTTTCTTCTTGCTACTTGGAAAATTCTTTCAACAAAAAACTTATTCCTATTTATCTTTCGAGCGGGACTATAAGTCTTATTTCCCTATGGCGGTTACGCGACTAAAAACTAATTCTTCAAAAGAAATCACAGAAGAACAGGTTCAGGTTTATAACGTACAACCCGGGGACCGAATTTTAATAAGAAACGGGGAATTAATTCCTATAGATTCGGTTTTAATGAAAGGCCGCGCTAATATAGATTACAGTTTTGTAACCGGTGAGGCCGAAGCCGTTAAAAAAGCATCTGGTGAAACTCTCTACGCAGGTGGCCGCCAACAAGGTGGGATTCTGGAAATTGAAGCTATAAAAGCCATAGACCAGAGTTATCTAACCAAACTTTGGAGCAATGAAGTCTTTAAAAAGGACAAAAAAGGCCAATTTCAAAGTTTAATCAATCAAATAAGTAAACGATTTACCGGCGGGGTTTTAAGCATAGCATTCCTGTCAACCCTTTTCTGGCTGGTTTATGATCCCTCCATAGCACTTAATGTTTTTACCGCAGTATTAATAATTGCCTGTCCCTGTGCCATTGCGCTGGCCACTCCTTTTACACTGGGAAATTTGTTACGCATCTTCGGAAGAAATAAATTCTATTTAAAAGAGGCCGGCGTTATAGAACAAATTGCGAAAATAGATTGCCTGGTTTTTGATAAAACCGGAACTATTACTTCAAATAAAAAGACCGAAGTTTTTTACGAAGGATTAAAACTTAATGCTGAAGAAGAGCAATTGCTTAGCAGTAGCTTAAGAGCTTCGGGCCATCCATTAAGTCGGCAACTTTACCAGATCCTCGATAAAAACAATATTCTAAGTTTAGATGAATTTAACGAGCATACCGGAAAAGGTATAAGCTCTGGGAGTAACGGCAGCAAAATGAAAATTGGATCATCTTCTTTTGTTAGAGAAAGCGAGACTGAAACTAAAGAACTCAATAAAACGGCGGTTCATATAAGCAGTAATGAAGAATATAAAGGATGCTATATTTTTAAGAATTCTTACCGGGAAGGTCTTGCCAATTTGTTTAAGGAATTAGGAGAAAGTAAGCAGCTCTTTATCCTTTCTGGCGATAACGATGGTGAAAAGGAGAAGCTTGAAAATATGCTACCCTTAAACACTAAATTTTACTTTAATCAAAAACCCGATGATAAGCTAAATTTTATAAAAAAGCTCCAGGAAGAAGGGAAATCGGTGATGATGATTGGCGACGGACTTAACGATGCGGGGGCACTTGCACAAAGTGATGTTGGGATTGCCATTTCAGAAAATATAAATGTTTTCTCTCCTGCTTGCGATGGCATCCTGGAGGCTTCAAATCTCACCCGACTAGGCGAATATTTTAAACTTTCAGAAAAAGGCATAAAAATTATCAAATGGAGCTTTGTATTGAGCCTTTGTTATAATGTGGTAGGACTTGCATTTGCAGTTACAGGAAATTTAATGCCGGTAATCGCTGCTATTTTAATGCCACTGAGTTCTATTAGCATTGTGGCTTTTACAACCCTGGCAACAAACTTTGCCGGAAAGAAATTAAAAACTGTATTCACCAAAACCTGA
- the ccoS gene encoding cbb3-type cytochrome oxidase assembly protein CcoS yields MNIIYLLLALSVLVALIFFVAFIFSVKKGQYDDVYTPSVRMLFDDELVKPKSDKSNSTKNKKSN; encoded by the coding sequence ATGAACATCATTTACCTCTTACTTGCATTAAGTGTTTTAGTAGCCCTCATTTTCTTTGTCGCCTTTATTTTTTCAGTTAAAAAGGGACAGTATGACGATGTCTATACACCATCGGTAAGGATGCTGTTTGACGATGAATTAGTTAAACCAAAATCTGATAAATCCAATTCCACCAAAAACAAGAAATCTAATTAA
- the ccoN gene encoding cytochrome-c oxidase, cbb3-type subunit I, which yields MEVEQFHYDNKIVKKFTIATLFWGIVGMSVGLLLAFMFIFPDLTDGISWLSFGRLRPLHTNAVIFAFVGNAIFAGVYYSTQRLLKARMYSDFLSNFNFWGWQAIIVAAAITLPMGFTSSKEYAELEWPIDIAITLVWVAFGANLIGTMIKRRQRHLYVAIWFYLATFVTVAVLHIVNNIEIPVTAFKSYSVYSGVQDALVQWWYGHNAVAFFLTTPFLGLMYYFVPKAANRPVYSYRLSIIHFWSLIFIYIWAGPHHLLYSTLPDWAQNLGVAFSVMLLFPSWGGMINGLLTLRGAWDKVRTDPVLKFFVVAITGYGMATFEGPMLSLKNVNAIAHFSDWIIAHVHVGALAWNGFLTFGMVYWLVPRLFKTKLFSIKLANAHFWIGTLGIIIYTLPMYVAGFVQASMWKQFNPDGTLTYGNFLETVTSIMPMYWMRAIGGSLYIVGAFILLYNIVQTIRQGSEVEDELAEAAPLQKVTRKRTTGEAYHSWLERRPVKLTIFATIAILIGGVVQIVPSLMVDEYVPVISSVKPYTPLELEGRDIYIREGCVGCHSQMIRPFRSEVERYGEYSKAGEYAYDYPFLWGSKRTGPDLMRVGGKYSDNWHLNHMYDPQSTSSGSIMPSYKWIITDELDKSDTEAKMKALSKLGVPYTLEEIENAQQWMAEQGTQIEKNLYADPDFVKTYEAEKEFAEQNDTEFVEMRNREIVALIAYLQRLGTDIKAKDVEVSTTKTN from the coding sequence ATGGAAGTAGAACAGTTTCATTACGATAATAAAATCGTAAAAAAGTTTACTATAGCTACCCTGTTCTGGGGTATAGTGGGTATGAGTGTAGGGCTGCTGCTCGCCTTTATGTTTATATTTCCCGATCTAACCGACGGAATTTCGTGGTTAAGTTTTGGCCGTTTAAGGCCATTACATACTAACGCGGTAATTTTTGCTTTTGTGGGGAACGCCATTTTCGCAGGGGTTTATTATTCCACCCAACGCTTGCTTAAAGCCAGGATGTATAGCGATTTCTTAAGTAATTTCAACTTTTGGGGTTGGCAGGCTATTATTGTTGCAGCCGCCATCACCCTACCAATGGGTTTTACCAGCTCTAAAGAATATGCCGAACTGGAATGGCCTATAGATATTGCTATTACTTTGGTGTGGGTTGCTTTTGGTGCCAACCTTATTGGTACCATGATCAAGAGAAGACAGCGACACCTATATGTAGCAATTTGGTTCTACCTTGCCACTTTTGTAACCGTAGCCGTACTTCATATTGTAAATAATATTGAAATTCCTGTTACTGCTTTTAAAAGTTACTCTGTGTATTCAGGAGTGCAGGATGCTTTAGTACAATGGTGGTATGGGCACAATGCGGTGGCATTCTTCCTTACTACACCTTTTTTAGGTTTAATGTATTATTTTGTTCCAAAAGCGGCCAACAGGCCGGTTTATTCTTATAGACTTTCTATTATTCACTTCTGGTCTCTTATATTTATCTATATCTGGGCCGGACCTCACCATTTATTATATTCAACCTTACCAGACTGGGCACAAAACCTTGGTGTAGCCTTTTCGGTTATGCTATTATTCCCTTCCTGGGGAGGTATGATCAACGGACTATTAACCCTACGTGGTGCCTGGGATAAAGTACGAACCGATCCTGTTCTTAAATTCTTTGTAGTAGCTATTACCGGTTACGGGATGGCAACTTTTGAAGGACCTATGCTTTCGCTTAAAAACGTAAATGCGATCGCGCATTTTAGCGACTGGATTATTGCTCACGTTCACGTTGGAGCTTTAGCCTGGAACGGTTTCCTAACTTTTGGTATGGTTTATTGGTTAGTACCAAGATTATTTAAAACAAAACTCTTTTCTATTAAACTAGCCAATGCCCACTTCTGGATTGGTACACTGGGAATTATTATTTACACTTTACCAATGTACGTTGCCGGATTTGTACAGGCTTCTATGTGGAAACAATTTAATCCCGACGGAACCCTTACCTACGGAAACTTCCTGGAAACTGTTACTTCTATTATGCCAATGTACTGGATGCGTGCAATTGGTGGTAGTTTATATATTGTAGGTGCATTTATTCTACTTTATAATATTGTACAAACTATTAGACAGGGAAGTGAAGTTGAAGATGAGTTAGCTGAAGCTGCTCCTTTACAAAAAGTAACCCGTAAAAGAACTACCGGTGAAGCTTACCACTCCTGGTTAGAAAGAAGACCTGTAAAACTTACCATTTTTGCTACGATCGCTATTTTAATTGGTGGTGTGGTACAAATAGTACCCTCGCTAATGGTAGATGAATATGTACCGGTAATTTCCAGTGTAAAACCTTATACGCCATTAGAACTTGAAGGCCGGGATATATACATTCGGGAAGGCTGTGTGGGGTGCCACTCACAAATGATTAGGCCATTTAGAAGTGAAGTAGAACGCTATGGCGAATATTCTAAAGCCGGGGAATATGCTTACGACTATCCTTTTCTATGGGGAAGTAAACGTACCGGTCCCGATTTAATGCGGGTAGGCGGTAAATATTCCGATAACTGGCACCTAAACCATATGTACGATCCGCAGAGTACCTCTTCAGGCTCTATAATGCCGTCTTACAAATGGATAATTACAGACGAACTTGATAAAAGTGATACCGAAGCTAAAATGAAAGCTCTTAGCAAGCTTGGCGTGCCATATACTTTAGAGGAAATAGAAAACGCCCAGCAGTGGATGGCAGAACAGGGAACTCAAATTGAGAAAAATCTCTATGCAGATCCTGACTTTGTGAAAACTTATGAAGCTGAAAAGGAATTTGCAGAACAAAACGATACCGAATTCGTAGAAATGCGAAACCGTGAAATTGTTGCTCTAATAGCTTATTTACAGCGTCTTGGGACTGACATTAAGGCTAAAGATGTAGAAGTATCAACCACTAAAACCAACTAA
- a CDS encoding cytochrome C oxidase subunit IV, whose translation MFKFVKGHMESIDGVMIYPLISLLIFFIFFVVLFLWVITAKKQDIEEVSKLPLDTKPENQEL comes from the coding sequence ATGTTTAAATTTGTAAAAGGCCATATGGAAAGTATAGACGGGGTGATGATCTACCCGCTAATTTCCCTGCTCATTTTCTTCATCTTTTTTGTAGTGCTTTTTCTATGGGTAATTACCGCAAAAAAGCAAGATATAGAAGAGGTAAGTAAATTACCCCTGGATACTAAACCAGAAAACCAGGAATTATGA
- a CDS encoding cbb3-type cytochrome c oxidase N-terminal domain-containing protein, with amino-acid sequence MKKIAYLRILGFLILALILIELTVETESGWAIEQYPVIWWILAVVLVIAVAIEVSLAALESMVFKSLKPDAQQHYTKLKIENSDKQFVGLKKFYKKMLNQQPVEKEEEILLDHNYDGIKELDNDLPAWWLYGFYISIVFAFVYMAYYHIFDGETQREEYLAEVAKAEKDVEAYKAENPDLIDASSVELLTEASDLEAGEQIFMTSCMACHKADGGGSIGPNLTDEHWILGGGISNVFQTVSEGGRDGKGMVAWKSELNAQEIAQVSSYVLSLQGTNPPDAKAPEGDIWVADSE; translated from the coding sequence ATGAAAAAGATAGCATATTTAAGAATTCTGGGGTTCCTAATTCTTGCCCTGATTTTAATAGAATTAACCGTTGAAACTGAAAGCGGATGGGCCATTGAACAATATCCCGTTATTTGGTGGATACTGGCTGTAGTACTCGTAATTGCTGTAGCCATAGAAGTCTCTCTGGCAGCTTTAGAAAGTATGGTTTTTAAAAGTCTAAAGCCTGACGCGCAGCAACATTATACAAAGTTGAAAATTGAAAATTCTGACAAGCAGTTCGTAGGCTTAAAAAAGTTCTATAAGAAGATGCTAAATCAGCAACCTGTGGAGAAAGAAGAAGAAATTCTTTTAGATCATAATTACGATGGTATTAAAGAACTGGACAACGATCTTCCCGCCTGGTGGCTCTATGGTTTTTACATCAGTATTGTTTTTGCTTTTGTGTATATGGCCTACTATCACATTTTTGATGGAGAAACCCAAAGAGAGGAATACCTGGCCGAGGTTGCAAAAGCTGAGAAAGATGTGGAAGCTTATAAAGCAGAAAATCCAGATTTAATAGACGCCTCTTCTGTAGAACTTTTAACAGAAGCTTCAGATCTTGAAGCAGGAGAACAAATATTTATGACAAGTTGCATGGCTTGTCACAAGGCAGATGGCGGCGGAAGCATTGGCCCCAACCTTACCGATGAGCATTGGATTTTAGGAGGAGGAATTAGTAATGTATTTCAAACAGTTTCTGAAGGTGGTCGCGACGGGAAAGGTATGGTTGCCTGGAAATCTGAATTAAATGCCCAGGAAATAGCCCAGGTCTCCAGTTATGTTTTAAGTCTACAAGGAACAAATCCTCCAGACGCAAAAGCACCTGAAGGTGACATTTGGGTAGCAGATTCAGAATAA